A window of Salvia splendens isolate huo1 chromosome 8, SspV2, whole genome shotgun sequence genomic DNA:
actatcctgcatgagttgactatcttccagttcggtcgaatactgagaccgaactgctgaactattgccgagcagcttttgccgatctgagagtagagcttgattggtcggcttttaccgagctgtaggctgggaccgaactctttggtaatgccgaactgattggtcggcttttaccgagttgtaggctagggccgaactctttggtaatgccgaactgatactcttccttgggctttgggttgatgggccgtcactgctattgggcttgtttagtacgtactccatcactggCATGTCTGTTGCTTCTGCAACCGTAACTACCCAACCCCTCCTTTAGgttatttctttctcttttcttcttcttaatGCTAAATCTTTGTCTCCTGTTATTTTTCACATAAAGAGAAGAATTGTTGAGAATTGGTTTACATTCGGTTTGATGTCTCCTAGCTTAGGAGAGTGTTTGCAAAAGCTTTCAACTTGGATTTGTGACAAGTGTAACTCAGGTGCTTTTGATGAGTAGGTCGTTAATCTGGTTCTTTACTCACGGCATTCAAGCAGTCACTGCAACTTTGATATGGATGTCATTTCCTTCGATTTAAGGCAGATGCTTCAATAATCAAATTCATGAAATGCCAAAGCCAATTGATGGCTCTTGTATATAGAACTGTAGATTGGTCCTAAATCGAGATTTGATTGGCCGTCAATTAGCTGGTCAAGTCTGAGTTGTTTTcctcttttttgtttgttttatttttatcttttgggGAATAAGTGATTTAGGTATGTTGTATGTTGGACTACAGATGTTCTCAAGGTCAGGCTGCAAATGCAATTAGTCGGCCAAAGAGGTCTGTTGACTGGCATGGTGCGCATCAAtacttgattttctttttaatagaAGTTTCTTAGTTAGTTATACCAGTATTGATGGAGGATTTGAGGACTCTTTCATGGTTTGGTGTAGGGACAAATTTCTATGCAAGTAGTCAAAAGTGAAGGCCTCAGGGCTTTGTATCTGGGATTGACACCTGCTTTAATGAGGTCAGTTCTTTATGGAGGTCTCCGTTTAGGCTTATATTCAAAATATGTGCGTGAATTGGCTTTTGAGTCCCACAATGTCTTGATGAAGATTGCATCTGGAGCATTCTCTGGCGCTGTTGCAACAGCACTTACCAATCCAGTGGAAGTGTTGAAGGTATTGGGCGTAATGGACCTCCAACTCCCTCTAGAAAATTCCAGCTAACTCTCTTTGTTCTTAGGTACGGTTGCAGATGAGAGGAACAAACTCTCGCGGGCCAATCCAGGAACTGCAAAAAATTGCTTCAGAAGAAGGCATGGCAGCCCTATGGAAGGGGCTTGGTCCTGCAATGACTAGAGCTGCTGCATTGACTGCATCACAGCTGGCAACGTATGATCAATCCAAGCAGGTGAACCACCCTTTGTCATGATAATACTAATCTTTCACTGTTTTAGTTTATTCTCTTGCTTAGAGGCAATCTctcacattttaattttgtcaTCCCGCTTTTCAGATGTTGATGAAATGGACTTCTCTTCAGGAAGGATTTTATCTGCATCTCACGTAACTTGTCTTCCCTTTGTACATTTTAATAGTTTGTGCTTCTTTTACTCTACTGTGGAACTTGGAAGCTTCCTTAGCTGGGTTAGGCAGTGGATGGTCTTGAACTAACATATGATCTAAATAGAAGTATGAGATATGCTGAAAATATATTCCATTCTATCTAGTAAGTCATTGCTACTCCAGACTGATTGACACATACATATTGATACTAGTACACATGGGGAGAGGACTATATAAGTTTGAAATGCTTAAGAAACTGCTAGAACCTACAAGGAAAATGGTTCCCTGCTATCCATATTTAACTGTCCACCTTATGTAACGAATAAGGATAATTTCTTTGTGTTTTTTCATTTCTTGCTTACATGATTTGCAATCAAATCTCTTTCCATGAAGATTGCAAATTT
This region includes:
- the LOC121744790 gene encoding mitochondrial substrate carrier family protein ucpB-like isoform X1; protein product: MSPSLGECLQKLSTWICDKCNSDVLKVRLQMQLVGQRGLLTGMGQISMQVVKSEGLRALYLGLTPALMRSVLYGGLRLGLYSKYVRELAFESHNVLMKIASGAFSGAVATALTNPVEVLKVRLQMRGTNSRGPIQELQKIASEEGMAALWKGLGPAMTRAAALTASQLATYDQSKQMLMKWTSLQEGFYLHLTASSIAGTVSTIMTAPIDMVKTRLMLQRQSQSAGSYKNGIHCAYQVLQTEGPRGLYKGGFSMFARLGPQTTITFIVCEQLRGLAGLNAL
- the LOC121744790 gene encoding mitochondrial substrate carrier family protein ucpB-like isoform X2; the protein is MNVLKVRLQMQLVGQRGLLTGMGQISMQVVKSEGLRALYLGLTPALMRSVLYGGLRLGLYSKYVRELAFESHNVLMKIASGAFSGAVATALTNPVEVLKVRLQMRGTNSRGPIQELQKIASEEGMAALWKGLGPAMTRAAALTASQLATYDQSKQMLMKWTSLQEGFYLHLTASSIAGTVSTIMTAPIDMVKTRLMLQRQSQSAGSYKNGIHCAYQVLQTEGPRGLYKGGFSMFARLGPQTTITFIVCEQLRGLAGLNAL
- the LOC121744790 gene encoding mitochondrial substrate carrier family protein ucpB-like isoform X3, with the protein product MQLVGQRGLLTGMGQISMQVVKSEGLRALYLGLTPALMRSVLYGGLRLGLYSKYVRELAFESHNVLMKIASGAFSGAVATALTNPVEVLKVRLQMRGTNSRGPIQELQKIASEEGMAALWKGLGPAMTRAAALTASQLATYDQSKQMLMKWTSLQEGFYLHLTASSIAGTVSTIMTAPIDMVKTRLMLQRQSQSAGSYKNGIHCAYQVLQTEGPRGLYKGGFSMFARLGPQTTITFIVCEQLRGLAGLNAL
- the LOC121744790 gene encoding mitochondrial substrate carrier family protein ucpB-like isoform X4, producing the protein MQVVKSEGLRALYLGLTPALMRSVLYGGLRLGLYSKYVRELAFESHNVLMKIASGAFSGAVATALTNPVEVLKVRLQMRGTNSRGPIQELQKIASEEGMAALWKGLGPAMTRAAALTASQLATYDQSKQMLMKWTSLQEGFYLHLTASSIAGTVSTIMTAPIDMVKTRLMLQRQSQSAGSYKNGIHCAYQVLQTEGPRGLYKGGFSMFARLGPQTTITFIVCEQLRGLAGLNAL